One window of Klebsiella quasivariicola genomic DNA carries:
- a CDS encoding YecA family protein gives MSIQNEMPGYNDVDQLLNQQGVGLTPAEMHGLISGLLCGGNTDSSWQPLVHDLTNEGLAFGHELAQALRNMHSAISDSLDDDGFLFQLYLPEGDAVSVFDRADALAGWVNHFLLGLGVSQPKLDKVKDETGEAIDDLRNIAQLGYDEDEDQEELEMSLEEIIEYVRVAALLCHDTFARQQPTAPEVRKPTLH, from the coding sequence ATGTCTATACAGAACGAAATGCCTGGTTACAACGATGTAGACCAGTTACTGAACCAACAAGGGGTAGGTCTCACCCCGGCCGAAATGCACGGTTTGATCAGCGGATTGCTGTGCGGCGGCAACACGGACAGCAGCTGGCAGCCGCTGGTACACGACCTGACCAACGAAGGCCTTGCCTTTGGTCATGAGCTGGCTCAGGCGCTGCGTAACATGCATTCCGCCATCAGTGACTCTCTGGATGACGACGGTTTCCTCTTTCAGCTGTATCTGCCGGAAGGCGATGCGGTAAGCGTCTTCGACCGCGCCGACGCCCTTGCCGGCTGGGTCAACCACTTCCTGCTTGGCCTTGGCGTCAGCCAGCCGAAGCTGGATAAAGTGAAAGACGAGACCGGGGAGGCGATTGACGATCTGCGTAATATTGCCCAACTGGGCTACGATGAAGACGAAGATCAGGAAGAGCTGGAGATGTCTCTGGAGGAGATTATCGAGTATGTCCGCGTTGCCGCACTGCTGTGCCACGACACCTTTGCGCGTCAGCAGCCAACCGCACCGGAAGTCCGCAAACCGACATTACACTAA
- the ubiH gene encoding 2-octaprenyl-6-methoxyphenyl hydroxylase: MSVLIVGGGMTGATLALAISRLTGGALPVHLIEAQDPHSSRHPGFDDRAIALAAGTCQQLARIGIWQTLAKRATPIQRVHVSDRGHAGFVNLAAADYGLSALGQVVELHDVGQRLFSLLREAPGVTLHCPAKVEAVSRREESVSLTLEGGEIINGKLLVAADGSRSSLGAHCGISWQQQPYEQIAIIANVSTALPHEGRAFERFTEHGPLAMLPMSQGRCSLVWCHPQSRRDEVLNWSDERFCQQLQQAFGWRLGRITHAGKRSVYPLALTTATRAVSHRLALVGNAAQTLHPIAGQGFNLGLRDVMSLAEMLADAHVARDDVGDYSLLCRYQARRAGDKAATIGVTDGLVHLFANRWAPLVAGRNVGLMAMDLFTPARDALAQRTLGWVPR; the protein is encoded by the coding sequence ATGAGCGTGCTGATCGTCGGCGGCGGGATGACCGGGGCGACGCTCGCGCTGGCCATCTCCCGTTTGACCGGCGGCGCCCTGCCGGTCCATCTGATTGAGGCGCAGGATCCGCATTCGTCACGCCATCCCGGTTTTGACGATCGGGCAATTGCCCTGGCGGCCGGTACCTGCCAGCAGCTGGCGCGCATTGGTATCTGGCAGACCCTGGCTAAACGAGCGACGCCCATCCAGCGGGTCCACGTCAGCGACCGTGGTCACGCTGGTTTTGTGAACCTGGCGGCGGCCGATTACGGCTTGTCGGCGCTGGGGCAAGTAGTTGAACTCCACGATGTTGGTCAGCGGCTGTTTAGCCTGCTGCGCGAGGCGCCGGGCGTCACCCTGCACTGTCCGGCGAAAGTGGAAGCGGTCAGCCGCCGCGAGGAGAGCGTCAGCCTTACGCTTGAGGGCGGCGAAATCATCAACGGTAAGCTGCTGGTGGCGGCGGACGGTTCCCGTTCGTCGCTGGGCGCTCACTGCGGCATCAGCTGGCAGCAGCAGCCGTATGAGCAGATAGCGATCATTGCTAACGTTAGCACTGCGTTGCCGCACGAAGGCCGCGCCTTCGAGCGCTTTACCGAGCATGGTCCGCTGGCGATGCTGCCGATGTCGCAAGGGCGCTGTTCGCTGGTGTGGTGCCATCCGCAGTCGCGGCGCGACGAGGTGCTGAATTGGTCTGACGAACGTTTTTGCCAGCAATTACAGCAGGCGTTTGGCTGGCGGCTGGGGCGTATTACCCATGCCGGTAAGCGCAGCGTCTATCCGTTAGCCTTAACCACCGCCACCCGTGCGGTGTCGCATCGCCTGGCGCTGGTCGGTAATGCGGCGCAGACGCTGCATCCGATCGCCGGGCAGGGCTTTAACCTCGGCCTGCGCGACGTGATGAGCCTGGCGGAGATGCTTGCCGATGCGCATGTGGCCCGCGACGATGTGGGCGATTATTCCCTGCTGTGCCGCTACCAGGCACGGCGGGCAGGTGATAAAGCCGCCACTATCGGTGTCACCGATGGGCTGGTGCATCTGTTTGCCAACCGTTGGGCGCCGCTGGTGGCGGGGCGCAACGTCGGTCTGATGGCCATGGACTTATTTACCCCGGCGCGCGATGCGCTGGCGCAGCGTACCCTCGGTTGGGTTCCCCGTTAA
- the gcvT gene encoding glycine cleavage system aminomethyltransferase GcvT, with protein MAQQTPLYEQHTLCGARMVDFHGWMMPLHYGSQIDEHHAVRGDAGMFDVSHMTIVDFHGSRIREFLRYLLANDVAKLTTPGKALYTGMLTASAGVIDDLIVYFLSEDYFRLVVNSATREKDLAWISEQAEPYGLEIIVRDDLSLIAVQGPQAKAKAATLFTDAQRQAVEGMKPFFGVQSGDLFIATTGYTGEAGYEIAMPNEQAADFWRGLLDAGVKPCGLGARDTLRLEAGMNLYGQEMDEGVSPLAANMGWTIAWEPADRNFIGREALEMQREKGTEQLVGLVMTEKGVLRGGLPVRFTDSDGNQKEGIITSGTFSPTLGYSIALARVPAGIGDTAVVQIRNREMPVKVTKPGFVRNGKAIV; from the coding sequence ATGGCTCAACAGACTCCGTTGTATGAACAACACACGCTGTGCGGCGCTCGCATGGTGGATTTCCATGGCTGGATGATGCCGCTGCATTACGGGTCCCAGATTGATGAGCACCACGCGGTGCGCGGCGATGCAGGGATGTTCGATGTGTCGCATATGACCATCGTCGATTTCCACGGCAGCCGGATCCGGGAGTTCTTGCGCTATTTACTGGCCAACGATGTGGCGAAGCTCACCACCCCAGGTAAAGCGCTCTACACCGGCATGTTGACCGCCTCCGCCGGCGTCATCGACGACCTGATTGTTTATTTCCTTTCTGAAGATTATTTCCGCCTCGTTGTTAACTCCGCCACTCGTGAAAAAGACCTCGCCTGGATTTCCGAACAAGCCGAACCTTACGGCCTTGAAATTATCGTTCGCGACGATCTGTCGCTGATCGCGGTGCAGGGCCCCCAGGCGAAAGCGAAGGCGGCGACGCTGTTCACCGACGCTCAGCGTCAGGCCGTGGAAGGCATGAAGCCGTTCTTTGGCGTGCAGTCCGGCGACCTGTTTATCGCCACCACCGGTTATACCGGCGAAGCGGGTTATGAAATCGCGATGCCGAACGAGCAGGCGGCGGATTTCTGGCGCGGTCTGCTGGACGCTGGCGTTAAGCCGTGTGGTCTTGGCGCGCGCGATACTCTGCGCCTGGAAGCCGGGATGAACCTGTACGGCCAGGAGATGGACGAAGGCGTTTCCCCGCTGGCGGCGAACATGGGCTGGACTATCGCCTGGGAGCCCGCCGATCGTAACTTCATCGGCCGCGAAGCGCTGGAGATGCAGCGCGAAAAAGGCACCGAGCAGCTGGTTGGCCTGGTGATGACCGAGAAAGGCGTCCTGCGCGGCGGCCTGCCGGTCCGTTTTACCGATAGCGACGGTAATCAAAAAGAAGGCATTATCACCAGCGGCACCTTCTCGCCGACGCTGGGCTACAGCATCGCGCTGGCTCGCGTGCCGGCCGGAATTGGCGACACCGCGGTGGTGCAGATTCGTAACCGTGAAATGCCGGTAAAAGTGACTAAACCTGGTTTTGTACGCAATGGCAAAGCCATTGTGTGA
- the gcvH gene encoding glycine cleavage system protein GcvH → MSNVPAELKYSKEHEWLRKEADGTYTVGITEHAQELLGDMVFVDLPEVGATVEAGADCAVAESVKAASDIYAPISGEIVAVNEELNDSPELVNSDPYTDGWIFKIKASDEAQVAALLDATAYEALLEDE, encoded by the coding sequence ATGAGCAACGTACCAGCAGAACTGAAATACAGCAAAGAACACGAGTGGCTGCGTAAAGAAGCGGACGGCACCTATACCGTCGGGATCACCGAGCACGCGCAGGAGCTGCTTGGCGATATGGTTTTCGTTGACCTGCCGGAAGTGGGCGCCACCGTTGAAGCGGGCGCCGATTGCGCCGTTGCCGAATCCGTGAAAGCGGCTTCCGATATCTACGCGCCGATTAGCGGTGAAATCGTTGCCGTCAACGAAGAGCTGAACGACTCGCCGGAACTGGTCAACAGCGACCCGTATACCGACGGCTGGATCTTCAAAATCAAAGCCAGCGACGAAGCGCAGGTTGCCGCGCTGCTGGATGCGACCGCCTATGAAGCTCTGTTAGAAGACGAATAA
- the ubiI gene encoding FAD-dependent 2-octaprenylphenol hydroxylase produces the protein MQSVDVAIVGGGMVGLAVACGLQGSGLRVAVLEKAEPQPLAADAPPALRVSAINAASEKLLTKLDVWREIVAQRASCYHGMEVWDKDSFGRISFDDQSMGFSHLGHIIENAVVHHALWQKAQRCADVTLLAPAELQQVAWGENEAFLSLQDGSMLTARLVIGADGANSWLRNKADIPLTFWDYHHHALVATIRTAEPHQAVARQAFHGEGILAFLPLSDPHLCSIVWSLSPAEAQRMQQADAAEFNQALNIAFDNRLGLCQLESERQVFPLTGRYARQFAAHRLALVGDAAHTIHPLAGQGVNLGFMDAAELIDELKRLHAQGKDIGQHLYLRRYERSRKHSAALMLAGMQGFREMFSGSHPAKKFLRDMGLKLADTLPGVKPQLIRQAMGLNDLPAWLR, from the coding sequence GTGCAAAGTGTTGATGTTGCCATTGTTGGCGGTGGAATGGTGGGACTGGCGGTGGCCTGTGGTTTACAGGGCAGCGGCCTGCGCGTCGCGGTGCTGGAGAAAGCAGAACCACAGCCTCTGGCCGCCGATGCGCCGCCGGCGCTGCGCGTTTCGGCAATCAATGCCGCCAGCGAAAAGCTGCTGACGAAGCTGGACGTCTGGCGCGAGATCGTTGCCCAGCGCGCCAGTTGCTATCACGGCATGGAAGTGTGGGACAAAGATAGCTTTGGTCGCATTAGCTTCGACGACCAGAGTATGGGCTTTAGCCATCTGGGCCATATTATTGAAAATGCCGTGGTGCATCACGCGCTGTGGCAGAAAGCGCAACGCTGCGCTGACGTCACCCTTCTGGCGCCGGCGGAACTTCAGCAGGTGGCGTGGGGCGAGAATGAAGCCTTTCTCAGCCTGCAGGACGGCAGCATGCTCACCGCCCGGCTGGTGATCGGCGCCGATGGCGCCAATTCGTGGCTGCGCAATAAAGCCGATATTCCATTGACCTTCTGGGATTATCATCATCATGCGCTGGTGGCGACCATCCGTACCGCTGAACCGCACCAGGCGGTGGCGCGCCAGGCGTTCCATGGCGAGGGTATTCTGGCCTTCCTGCCGCTGAGCGATCCGCATTTGTGCTCGATCGTCTGGTCGCTGTCGCCAGCGGAGGCGCAGCGGATGCAGCAGGCCGATGCAGCTGAGTTTAATCAGGCGCTGAACATCGCCTTCGATAATCGCCTTGGCCTTTGCCAGCTTGAAAGCGAACGGCAGGTTTTCCCGCTGACCGGACGCTATGCGCGTCAGTTCGCCGCCCATCGTCTGGCGCTGGTTGGCGATGCCGCCCACACTATTCATCCGCTGGCCGGGCAGGGGGTAAACCTTGGCTTTATGGACGCCGCCGAGCTTATTGATGAGCTGAAGCGCCTGCACGCTCAGGGGAAAGATATCGGCCAGCACCTTTATCTGCGCCGCTATGAGCGCAGCCGCAAGCACAGCGCCGCGCTGATGCTGGCGGGTATGCAGGGATTCCGCGAAATGTTCTCCGGCAGCCATCCGGCGAAGAAATTTCTCCGCGATATGGGGCTTAAACTGGCTGATACGCTGCCGGGCGTGAAACCGCAGCTGATTCGCCAGGCGATGGGCCTGAACGATCTCCCTGCCTGGTTACGTTAA
- a CDS encoding 5-formyltetrahydrofolate cyclo-ligase: MTLQPDTLLSRQHIRQQIRERRRALSPEQQRQFALQAAERMMAWPPVVLAHTVALFLSFDGELDTQPLIDQLWRTGKRVYLPVLHPFSPGNLLFLHYHPQSELRVNRLKIREPKLDVRDVLPLAELDVLVTPLVAFDASGQRLGMGGGFYDRTLQNWQQYRLQPVGYAHDCQQVESLPSEEWDIPLPAVITPGKTWCW; encoded by the coding sequence ATGACCCTACAGCCCGATACCCTGCTCTCCCGACAGCACATTCGCCAGCAGATCCGCGAGCGTCGACGCGCGCTCAGCCCGGAGCAACAGCGGCAGTTTGCCCTGCAAGCCGCAGAGCGGATGATGGCCTGGCCGCCGGTGGTTCTCGCCCATACCGTGGCGCTGTTTCTTTCTTTTGACGGCGAACTGGACACCCAGCCGCTGATCGACCAGCTCTGGCGCACCGGCAAGCGGGTGTATCTGCCGGTGCTACATCCGTTCAGCCCAGGCAATCTGCTGTTCCTACACTACCATCCGCAGAGCGAACTGAGAGTGAATCGCCTGAAAATCCGCGAACCGAAGCTCGATGTGCGGGACGTGCTGCCGCTGGCTGAACTCGATGTGCTGGTGACCCCGCTGGTGGCCTTCGATGCCAGCGGCCAGCGGCTGGGAATGGGCGGCGGTTTTTACGACCGCACGCTGCAAAACTGGCAGCAGTATCGCCTGCAGCCGGTGGGCTACGCGCACGACTGCCAGCAGGTGGAAAGCCTGCCGAGCGAAGAGTGGGATATCCCGCTGCCGGCGGTCATCACCCCGGGAAAAACCTGGTGTTGGTAG
- a CDS encoding SDR family oxidoreductase, protein MAIALISGASRGIGRATALLLAQEGYTVAVNYHHNINAATEVVNTIVESGGKATALRADISDEAQVMAMFEAVDRMGEPLAALVNNAGILFTQCTVESLSAERINRVLATNVTGYFLCCREAVKRMSHRHGGKGGAIVNVSSAASRLGAPGEYVDYAASKGAVDTLTTGLALEVAAQGIRVNGVRPGLIYTEMHASGGEPGRVDRVKSSLPMQRGGQPEEVAQAIAWLLSDKASYVTGSFLELAGGK, encoded by the coding sequence ATGGCGATAGCTCTGATTAGCGGCGCAAGCCGCGGCATAGGCCGGGCGACGGCGCTGCTGCTGGCGCAGGAAGGGTATACCGTCGCGGTTAATTATCATCACAACATTAACGCCGCCACCGAAGTGGTCAATACCATTGTTGAATCTGGCGGCAAAGCCACGGCGCTGCGGGCCGATATCAGCGATGAAGCGCAGGTGATGGCGATGTTTGAGGCGGTTGACCGCATGGGCGAACCACTGGCGGCGTTGGTCAACAATGCCGGGATCCTGTTTACCCAATGTACGGTAGAGAGCCTGAGCGCCGAGCGTATTAACCGCGTGCTGGCCACCAACGTCACCGGATACTTTCTTTGCTGTCGCGAGGCGGTAAAGCGCATGTCGCATCGGCATGGCGGCAAGGGCGGGGCGATAGTTAACGTTTCGTCGGCGGCGTCGCGCCTTGGCGCGCCGGGGGAGTACGTTGATTATGCCGCGTCGAAAGGGGCAGTAGATACCCTGACCACCGGGCTGGCGCTGGAAGTGGCGGCGCAGGGGATTCGGGTAAACGGCGTGCGTCCGGGGCTCATTTATACCGAGATGCACGCCTCCGGCGGCGAACCGGGACGCGTGGACCGGGTGAAAAGTTCGCTTCCGATGCAGCGCGGCGGCCAGCCGGAAGAGGTCGCTCAGGCCATTGCCTGGCTGCTGAGCGACAAAGCGTCGTATGTGACGGGTAGCTTCCTCGAACTGGCGGGCGGTAAATAA
- the zapA gene encoding cell division protein ZapA has product MSAQPVDLQIFGRSLRVNCPPEQRDALNQAAEDLNQRLQDLKERTRVTNTEQLVFIAALNISYELTQEKAKTRDYASSMEQRIRMLQQTIEQALLEQGRISERPGSKFE; this is encoded by the coding sequence ATGTCTGCACAACCCGTAGATCTCCAAATTTTCGGCCGTTCACTGCGAGTGAATTGCCCGCCTGAACAAAGGGATGCCCTGAATCAGGCAGCTGAAGACCTTAATCAGCGGTTGCAAGATTTAAAAGAACGCACTAGAGTCACAAATACTGAGCAGCTGGTCTTCATCGCCGCGTTGAACATCAGCTATGAGTTGACTCAGGAAAAAGCGAAGACCCGCGACTACGCTTCCAGCATGGAGCAGCGCATTCGGATGCTTCAGCAGACCATCGAACAAGCATTGCTTGAGCAAGGTCGCATAAGCGAAAGACCAGGGTCGAAGTTTGAATAA
- the gcvP gene encoding aminomethyl-transferring glycine dehydrogenase — protein sequence MTQTLSQLENRDAFIERHIGPDAQQQQEMLKTVGADSLNALIGQIVPQDIQLATPPQVGDATTEFAALAELKAIAGRNKRFKSYIGMGYTAVQLPPVIQRNMLENPGWYTAYTPYQPEVSQGRLESLLNFQQVTLDLTGLDIASASLLDEATAAAEAMAMAKRVSKLKNANRFFVAADVHPQTLDVVRTRAETFGFDVIVDDADKVLDHQDVFGVLLQQVGTTGEIHDYSKLIAELKARKVIVSVAADFMALVLLTAPGKQGADIVFGSAQRFGVPMGYGGPHAAFFAAKDEFKRSMPGRIIGVSKDAAGNTALRMAMQTREQHIRREKANSNICTSQVLLANIASLYAVFHGPAGLKRIAGRIHRLTDILADGLQKKGLKLRHAHYFDTLCVEVADKAAVLARAEALQINLRSDIHGAVGITLDEATTREDVLNLFRAIVGDDHGLDIDTLDKDVALDSRSIPAAMLRDDAILTHPVFNRYHSETEMMRYMHALERKDLALNQAMIPLGSCTMKLNAAAEMIPITWPEFAELHPFCPVEQAEGYHQMIAQLSDWLVKLTGYDAVCMQPNSGAQGEYAGLLAIRHYHESRNEGHRDICLIPSSAHGTNPASAQMAGMQVVVVACDKNGNIDLADLREKAEQAGANLSCIMVTYPSTHGVYEETIREVCEIVHQFGGQVYLDGANMNAQVGITSPGFIGADVSHLNLHKTFCIPHGGGGPGMGPIGVKAHLAPFVPGHSVVQIEGMLTRQGAVSAAPFGSASILPISWMYIRMMGAEGLKQASQNAILNANYIATRLKEAYPVLYTGRDGRVAHECILDIRPLKEETGISELDIAKRLIDFGFHAPTMSFPVAGTLMVEPTESESKVELDRFIDAMLAIRAEIDRVKAGEWPLEDNPLVNAPHTQGELVGEWNHPYSRELAVFPAGLHNKYWPTVKRLDDVYGDRNLFCSCVPMSEYQ from the coding sequence ATGACTCAGACTTTAAGTCAGCTTGAAAACCGCGACGCCTTTATTGAACGCCACATTGGCCCGGACGCTCAGCAGCAGCAAGAGATGCTGAAGACCGTCGGCGCGGATTCGCTTAACGCCCTGATTGGCCAGATTGTGCCGCAGGATATCCAGCTGGCGACCCCACCGCAGGTGGGCGACGCGACTACCGAATTCGCCGCGCTGGCGGAGCTGAAGGCGATTGCCGGTCGCAACAAGCGCTTCAAGTCTTACATCGGCATGGGCTATACCGCCGTGCAGCTGCCGCCGGTCATTCAGCGCAACATGCTGGAAAACCCGGGCTGGTATACCGCTTACACTCCTTACCAGCCGGAAGTTTCCCAGGGCCGTCTGGAATCGCTGCTCAACTTCCAGCAGGTCACGCTGGATCTGACCGGGCTGGATATCGCTTCCGCTTCGCTGCTTGATGAAGCCACCGCCGCCGCCGAAGCGATGGCGATGGCCAAACGCGTCAGTAAACTGAAGAACGCCAACCGTTTCTTCGTTGCCGCCGACGTCCATCCGCAAACCCTGGACGTGGTTCGCACCCGCGCGGAAACTTTCGGCTTCGACGTGATTGTCGATGACGCCGACAAAGTGCTCGATCACCAGGATGTCTTTGGTGTGCTGCTGCAGCAGGTTGGCACCACCGGTGAAATCCACGATTACAGTAAACTGATCGCCGAGCTGAAAGCGCGCAAAGTGATTGTCAGCGTCGCCGCTGACTTTATGGCGCTGGTGCTGCTGACGGCGCCGGGCAAGCAGGGCGCCGATATTGTCTTCGGTTCCGCCCAACGTTTCGGCGTGCCGATGGGCTATGGCGGCCCGCACGCGGCCTTCTTCGCGGCGAAAGATGAATTCAAACGCTCCATGCCGGGCCGGATTATCGGCGTATCGAAAGATGCGGCGGGTAATACCGCGCTGCGCATGGCGATGCAGACTCGCGAGCAGCACATCCGCCGCGAGAAAGCGAACTCCAACATTTGTACCTCGCAGGTCCTGCTGGCCAACATCGCCAGCCTGTACGCGGTATTCCACGGCCCGGCGGGCCTGAAACGTATCGCTGGCCGCATTCATCGCCTGACCGACATTCTGGCCGACGGCCTGCAGAAGAAAGGGCTGAAGCTGCGCCATGCGCACTACTTCGACACCCTTTGCGTCGAAGTGGCGGATAAAGCCGCGGTGCTGGCGCGTGCCGAAGCGCTGCAGATTAACCTGCGTAGCGATATTCACGGCGCGGTGGGCATTACGCTTGATGAAGCGACCACCCGCGAAGATGTGCTGAACCTGTTCCGCGCCATCGTCGGCGACGATCACGGTCTGGATATCGATACTCTGGATAAAGACGTGGCGCTGGATAGCCGTTCGATCCCGGCGGCGATGCTGCGCGACGATGCGATCCTCACCCATCCGGTGTTTAACCGCTACCATAGCGAAACCGAGATGATGCGCTACATGCACGCGCTGGAGCGTAAAGATCTGGCGCTGAACCAGGCGATGATCCCGCTGGGATCCTGCACCATGAAACTGAACGCCGCGGCGGAAATGATCCCGATCACCTGGCCGGAATTTGCCGAGCTGCACCCGTTCTGCCCGGTCGAGCAGGCGGAAGGTTATCATCAGATGATCGCCCAGCTTTCTGACTGGCTGGTTAAACTGACCGGCTATGACGCCGTCTGTATGCAGCCGAATTCCGGCGCGCAGGGCGAGTATGCTGGCCTGCTGGCGATTCGCCACTATCACGAAAGCCGCAACGAAGGCCATCGCGATATCTGCCTGATCCCAAGCTCCGCGCACGGCACCAACCCGGCTTCCGCGCAGATGGCGGGTATGCAGGTGGTGGTGGTTGCGTGCGACAAAAACGGCAATATCGATCTCGCTGACCTGCGTGAAAAAGCAGAGCAGGCGGGGGCGAATCTCTCCTGCATCATGGTCACCTACCCGTCGACCCACGGCGTATATGAAGAGACCATTCGCGAAGTGTGCGAGATCGTGCACCAGTTCGGCGGCCAGGTTTACCTTGACGGCGCCAACATGAACGCCCAGGTCGGGATCACCTCTCCGGGCTTTATCGGCGCTGACGTTTCGCACCTCAACCTGCATAAAACCTTCTGCATTCCGCACGGCGGCGGCGGCCCGGGTATGGGCCCTATCGGTGTGAAAGCGCACCTGGCGCCGTTTGTACCGGGCCACAGCGTGGTACAGATTGAAGGCATGCTGACCCGTCAGGGCGCGGTTTCCGCCGCGCCGTTCGGCAGCGCGTCCATTCTGCCGATCAGCTGGATGTATATCCGCATGATGGGCGCGGAAGGACTGAAGCAGGCGAGCCAGAACGCGATTCTCAACGCCAACTATATCGCTACCCGGCTGAAAGAGGCTTACCCGGTGCTCTATACCGGCCGCGACGGTCGCGTGGCGCACGAATGTATTCTCGATATTCGTCCGCTGAAAGAAGAGACCGGCATTAGCGAGCTGGATATTGCTAAACGCCTGATCGACTTTGGTTTCCATGCGCCGACCATGTCCTTCCCGGTCGCCGGGACGCTGATGGTTGAGCCGACAGAATCGGAAAGCAAGGTCGAGCTGGATCGCTTTATTGACGCCATGCTGGCGATTCGCGCGGAAATCGATCGCGTTAAAGCCGGTGAATGGCCGCTGGAAGATAACCCGCTGGTGAACGCGCCGCACACCCAGGGCGAGCTGGTGGGCGAGTGGAACCATCCGTACAGCCGCGAGCTGGCGGTATTCCCGGCTGGGTTGCACAACAAGTACTGGCCGACGGTGAAACGCCTGGATGACGTATACGGCGACCGTAACCTGTTCTGCTCCTGCGTCCCGATGAGCGAATACCAGTAA
- the pepP gene encoding Xaa-Pro aminopeptidase, protein MTQQEFLSRRQALLAQMQPGSAALIFAAPEAVRSADSEYPYRQNSDFWYFTGFNEPEALLVLIKSDETHNHSVLFNRVRDLTAEIWFGRRLGQEAAPAKLGVDRALAFSEINQQLYQLLNGLDAIYFAQGEYAYADEIVFNALEKLRKGSRQNLQAPNSVIDWRPMVHEMRLFKSAEELAVMRRAGEITALAHTRAMEKCRPGMFEYQLEGEILHEFNRHGARFPSYNTIVGGGENGCILHYTENESELRDGDLVLIDAGCEYRGYAGDITRTFPVNGKFTQPQREIYDIVLESLETALDLYRPGTSIYQVNQEVVRIMITGLVRLGILKGEIDELIANNAHRPYFMHGLSHWLGLDVHDVGNYDTDRSRILEPGMVLTVEPGLYIATDADVPAQYRGIGIRIEDDIVITEDGNENLTAGVVKKADEIEALMAAARQS, encoded by the coding sequence ATGACTCAGCAGGAATTTCTCTCGCGTCGCCAGGCGCTGTTGGCGCAGATGCAGCCAGGCAGCGCGGCGCTGATTTTCGCCGCACCGGAAGCGGTGCGTAGCGCAGATTCAGAGTATCCCTACCGGCAGAACAGCGATTTCTGGTACTTCACCGGCTTCAATGAACCGGAAGCGCTGCTGGTGCTGATCAAAAGCGATGAAACGCACAATCATAGCGTGCTGTTTAACCGGGTGCGCGATCTGACCGCTGAGATCTGGTTTGGTCGCCGTCTGGGCCAGGAGGCCGCGCCGGCGAAGCTTGGCGTCGACCGGGCGCTGGCATTTAGCGAAATCAACCAGCAGCTGTATCAGCTGCTCAACGGCCTGGACGCTATCTATTTCGCCCAGGGCGAATATGCCTATGCCGATGAGATTGTGTTCAACGCCCTCGAAAAACTGCGCAAAGGCTCGCGTCAGAATCTGCAGGCGCCGAATTCGGTCATCGACTGGCGGCCCATGGTGCATGAGATGCGCCTGTTTAAATCCGCGGAAGAGCTTGCCGTGATGCGTCGCGCCGGGGAGATCACCGCGCTGGCCCATACCCGGGCGATGGAAAAATGCCGCCCCGGCATGTTTGAATATCAGCTGGAGGGCGAAATTCTCCATGAATTCAACCGCCATGGCGCGCGTTTCCCGTCCTATAACACCATCGTTGGCGGCGGCGAAAATGGCTGCATTCTGCACTACACCGAAAACGAATCCGAACTGCGTGATGGCGATTTAGTGCTGATTGACGCCGGCTGCGAATACCGCGGCTATGCGGGCGATATCACCCGCACCTTCCCGGTTAACGGTAAGTTCACCCAGCCGCAGCGTGAAATCTACGATATCGTGCTGGAATCGCTGGAAACCGCGCTGGATCTGTATCGTCCGGGCACCTCCATTTATCAGGTTAATCAGGAAGTGGTGCGCATTATGATCACCGGCCTGGTACGGCTGGGGATCCTGAAAGGCGAGATTGACGAGCTCATCGCCAACAACGCCCACCGCCCGTACTTCATGCACGGCCTGAGTCACTGGCTGGGTCTGGATGTGCACGATGTCGGCAATTACGACACCGACCGTTCGCGCATACTGGAGCCGGGTATGGTGCTGACCGTCGAGCCGGGGCTGTATATCGCCACCGACGCCGACGTACCGGCGCAGTATCGTGGTATCGGCATCCGTATTGAAGATGACATCGTTATTACCGAGGACGGTAACGAAAATCTCACCGCCGGTGTGGTGAAGAAGGCGGATGAGATCGAGGCGCTGATGGCGGCGGCGCGCCAGTCATGA